Part of the Chloroflexota bacterium genome is shown below.
ATGTGCGTAACGTCTATCATCGTCTGATCCATGCACACGCGGCCCACGACGGGCGCGCGCCGCCCTTTCACCAGCACCTCGCCCCAATGCGCGGGGGCGCGGCGGAAACCGTCGGCATAGCCCACGGGGATCACCGCGATCGTGCGCCAGTCGGGCGTCCGATAGGTGCACCCGTAACTCACGCACGACCCGGGCGGCAGAAGTTTCACCTGGGCCACCTGGCACTTGAACGACAGCGCGCGGCGGAAGTCCGACGGGCACGACACCTCTGGCGACGGGTTCAGCCCGTACAGCGCAATGCCAGGGCGAACCAGGTTGAACCGCGACTCGGGGATACTGAGCATGGCGGCGCTGTTGGCCGCGTGGACGTAGCGGAACGAGAAGCCGGCGTCGCACAACTCGTCCAACACCGCTTGGAACGTCGCGAGTTGCGTCCTGGCGTAGGACTGGTCGGCGAAGTCGGCGGTGGCGAAGTGGGTGAAGATGCCCTCTACCTCCACGTTCGGCAAATCCTGCAGCGCGCGCACGAACGGCAACACCTCGCCCGGCAGCAGCCCCAGGCGGCCCATCCCCGTGTCCACCTTCACATGGACGCGGGCGCGGTCTCGCAGGTCCGCGGCGGCCCGATTGAGCGCCTGCGCCACATCCCACGCGAACACCGTTACGCGCACATCGTGCAGCACGGCTTCGCGGGCCTGCCAGGGGGGAGTGAACCCGAGGATGAGGATCGGCGCGGTGATGCCCGCGCGCCGCAACTCCACCGCCTCGCCCAGGCAGGCCACCCCGATGCACGCCGCGCCGTTGTTGAGGGCCGTGCGGGCCACCTTCACCGCGCCGTGGCCGTAGGCGTCGGCCTTCAGCACGGCCATCACCTCCACCCCGGGCCCGGCGATCTCCACCAGGCGACGGACATTGTGCGCGATGGCGTCCAGGTCTATTTCCACCCACGTGGGGCGCCCCGGCCGCACCAGCCGCACGCGCTGCCAGGCCGAATTCTGGCGCACGAGGACGCGGCTCGCCGTCTCGGGCGCGGCCAGCAGCGCCGCCACGACCTGCTCCATGCGAAGTTCCTGCGCGCCCTTCACCAAGACGACGCTCCCCGGGCGCAAGACCTTCTCCACCGCCGCCACGGCGTCGCCCGCCGTGTACGTTACGGCAACCGCATCCGCCGGCAGCCCTGCAGCCTCGGCCTCCATGGCGATGAGGCGGGCCAACTCGCCCTGCGTGATCAGGTAGTCCACCACGGCGGCCGCCTTGCGCCCAACCTCGCGGTGATAGGCTTCGGCATGGTCGCCCAGTTGGAGCATGTCGCCCAGGACGGCGATGCGGGAGCCGCGCGGGAAGTCGGCCAGCGTGCCCAGGGCAGCCATCACGGCGGCCGGGCTGGAATTGTACGAGTCGTCCAGGATGAGGGAGTCCCGCTTGCCCGGCAGGGGGTTGAGGCGGCCCGGCTGCGGGCGGAACTCGGCCAGGCGCTCGGCAATCTCGTCCAG
Proteins encoded:
- a CDS encoding alanine racemase, whose protein sequence is MIQLDDWLQATGGRVHGPTFQREFADFCYDSRLLHPGELFLAVKTETGDGHDYVLDACRRGAAGVVAEREFDLSPFGATLVVVENTQQALTDWARFILRKFGTEVVGITGSSGKTTTKEAIAHVLGGRFRVFRNYANYNGRYGLPIALGRLEPTHEVAVLEMACDGFDEIRLLADLTRPRVGVVTTVNPTHIEYLGSLEQIAAEKGRLVEALPEGGYAVLNGDDERVRAMAQRTRGRVLFYGLGADAEVRAEGIATSPEGIAFTLAARGQRVAVRCPLLGRHHVYTALAAASVGLVYGMGLDEIAERLAEFRPQPGRLNPLPGKRDSLILDDSYNSSPAAVMAALGTLADFPRGSRIAVLGDMLQLGDHAEAYHREVGRKAAAVVDYLITQGELARLIAMEAEAAGLPADAVAVTYTAGDAVAAVEKVLRPGSVVLVKGAQELRMEQVVAALLAAPETASRVLVRQNSAWQRVRLVRPGRPTWVEIDLDAIAHNVRRLVEIAGPGVEVMAVLKADAYGHGAVKVARTALNNGAACIGVACLGEAVELRRAGITAPILILGFTPPWQAREAVLHDVRVTVFAWDVAQALNRAAADLRDRARVHVKVDTGMGRLGLLPGEVLPFVRALQDLPNVEVEGIFTHFATADFADQSYARTQLATFQAVLDELCDAGFSFRYVHAANSAAMLSIPESRFNLVRPGIALYGLNPSPEVSCPSDFRRALSFKCQVAQVKLLPPGSCVSYGCTYRTPDWRTIAVIPVGYADGFRRAPAHWGEVLVKGRRAPVVGRVCMDQTMIDVTHIPDVRQGDEVVLIGRQGQEEITADEVAARLGTINYEVVSEILARVPRVS